One window from the genome of Pseudalkalibacillus hwajinpoensis encodes:
- a CDS encoding hemolysin family protein gives MELIKVIAVLLLIVLTAFFVASEFAIVKIRRTRIDALASEGNKKAKAVQKVLGNLDGYLSACQLGITITALALGWLGEETVEQLLHPLFELINLPDSIATPVTIALAFAIITFLHVVLGELAPKTFAIQKAEAVSLLLAGPLIWFYRIMYPFIWALNGSARGVVKLFGLKSANEHEQAHSEEELRLILSESYKSGEINKSEMEFVNNIFEFDERMAREIMIPRTEMTCLFLDNTTEENLEIMKNGKYTRYPVADGDKDKIVGVVNIKEILTQYKWGEELILNEYIHPINHVIETAHIKTLLAKMQKSHNHIAIVVDEYGGTAGLVTVEDILEEIVGEIQDEFDFDEKAPIREDSNGQTIVDGKALISDINELLGTSIDHTEVDTIGGWILTHDIEPEQGTSFTVDGYQFTVREVDGHQIKELEIKQQV, from the coding sequence TTGGAACTAATCAAAGTAATTGCTGTTCTATTGTTAATTGTATTAACGGCATTTTTCGTAGCATCTGAATTTGCGATCGTAAAAATTCGAAGAACGAGAATAGATGCACTTGCGAGTGAAGGAAATAAGAAAGCCAAAGCCGTTCAAAAGGTACTTGGTAACTTAGATGGGTATCTTTCAGCATGTCAATTAGGTATTACCATTACAGCGCTAGCTCTTGGTTGGCTTGGTGAAGAAACCGTTGAACAGCTTCTGCATCCTTTATTTGAGCTTATTAACCTTCCTGACTCAATCGCTACACCTGTTACGATTGCGCTCGCCTTTGCGATTATAACCTTCCTACACGTTGTTCTTGGTGAGCTTGCTCCGAAGACATTTGCAATTCAAAAAGCGGAAGCTGTTAGTTTACTTCTAGCTGGTCCACTTATCTGGTTCTATCGTATAATGTATCCGTTTATTTGGGCATTAAATGGTTCAGCTAGAGGCGTGGTAAAGTTATTTGGTCTTAAATCAGCGAATGAGCATGAACAAGCCCATTCTGAAGAAGAACTTCGACTCATTTTATCTGAAAGCTACAAAAGTGGGGAAATCAATAAATCCGAAATGGAATTTGTGAATAATATCTTTGAATTTGATGAAAGAATGGCCCGAGAAATCATGATTCCAAGAACGGAAATGACCTGTCTATTTTTGGACAACACTACTGAAGAAAATCTTGAGATCATGAAGAACGGTAAATATACACGTTATCCTGTCGCTGATGGGGATAAAGATAAAATCGTTGGGGTCGTAAACATTAAAGAAATTTTAACACAGTACAAATGGGGCGAAGAGCTTATACTTAATGAATACATCCACCCCATTAATCACGTTATTGAAACAGCTCATATTAAGACACTGCTAGCGAAAATGCAAAAGAGTCATAATCATATCGCGATCGTAGTCGATGAGTATGGTGGAACGGCCGGACTCGTTACTGTGGAAGATATACTTGAAGAAATTGTTGGCGAAATTCAAGATGAATTTGATTTTGATGAAAAAGCGCCTATACGAGAAGATTCAAATGGACAAACAATCGTCGATGGAAAAGCTTTAATTAGTGATATCAATGAGCTACTCGGAACATCAATTGATCATACTGAAGTGGATACAATTGGTGGCTGGATCTTAACTCATGATATAGAACCGGAACAAGGAACATCATTTACCGTAGACGGCTATCAATTTACAGTTCGTGAAGTTGATGGACATCAGATTAAAGAATTAGAAATTAAGCAACAAGTATAA
- a CDS encoding sulfurtransferase TusA family protein, which produces MDAQKTLDTKGLACPMPIVKTKKAMKDMESGEVLEVQATDKGAQSDLTAWAKSGGHELMKSEETDGVFYFWIKKA; this is translated from the coding sequence ATGGATGCACAAAAAACATTAGATACAAAAGGGCTAGCATGCCCAATGCCAATCGTAAAAACAAAAAAAGCAATGAAAGACATGGAGTCAGGTGAAGTTCTTGAAGTTCAAGCGACTGATAAAGGAGCTCAAAGTGACCTTACTGCATGGGCGAAATCAGGTGGTCATGAACTAATGAAGTCTGAAGAAACAGACGGCGTGTTCTATTTCTGGATTAAAAAAGCTTAG
- a CDS encoding sulfite exporter TauE/SafE family protein: MDLSFIITIFAIGFIGSFISGMVGIGGSIIKYPMLLYIPPLLGFAAFSAHEVSGISAVQVFFATIGGVWAYRKGGYLNKQLILYMGVSILIGSFIGGYGSTIMSEQGINVVYGLLAAIAAVMMFIPKKGIDDIPLDQVKFNKLLSSALAFIVGIGAGIVGAAGAFLLVPIMLVVLKIPTRMTIASSLAITFISSIGSTVGKLATGQVLLLPAAIMIVASLIASPLGANAGKKINTKILQWVLAALILGTSIKIWIDLLS, from the coding sequence ATGGATTTGAGTTTTATAATAACGATTTTTGCAATTGGATTTATTGGATCTTTTATTTCAGGAATGGTTGGAATCGGTGGCTCGATTATTAAATACCCGATGCTACTTTATATCCCACCACTACTCGGTTTTGCGGCATTTAGTGCCCACGAAGTTTCTGGTATTAGTGCAGTTCAGGTATTCTTCGCAACCATTGGTGGTGTTTGGGCTTACCGTAAAGGTGGTTATCTTAATAAGCAATTGATCCTCTACATGGGGGTTAGTATTCTAATCGGTAGTTTTATTGGAGGATATGGTTCGACCATTATGTCCGAACAGGGAATCAATGTCGTCTATGGACTGCTTGCTGCGATTGCAGCTGTCATGATGTTTATACCGAAAAAAGGCATTGATGATATACCGCTTGATCAGGTGAAATTCAATAAACTACTTTCATCAGCTCTTGCCTTTATTGTAGGTATTGGCGCTGGGATCGTTGGCGCCGCAGGAGCATTCCTTCTCGTTCCGATCATGCTCGTCGTGCTAAAGATTCCGACGCGGATGACGATTGCATCTTCTCTTGCGATCACGTTTATTTCTTCGATAGGTTCGACGGTTGGAAAACTCGCAACAGGGCAGGTTCTTTTACTTCCTGCTGCGATAATGATTGTCGCAAGCTTAATTGCTTCGCCACTTGGTGCGAATGCTGGTAAGAAAATAAATACAAAAATTCTTCAATGGGTGCTTGCTGCCCTTATTCTTGGAACGTCTATTAAGATTTGGATTGACCTTCTCTCATAA